Proteins from a genomic interval of Paenibacillus sp. FSL H8-0048:
- a CDS encoding AraC family transcriptional regulator, protein MPRKKKPVIEYRHYSLPIHFPVLLLSGERWKISDIKSEHLHFHNHLEIGICYSDSGIMEIKGENVPFAAGDVTFLPRYLPHTTYSSPGEASLWSYLFFSPEELFQHSFKSAYAGFEPNLWAVQGANCILGRDKHPLVYTLATSIVRELQQQKPYYQESAYGLLLSLYIELLRIHSTNEALSGQEAGHSLKGDFAISPALEYITRNYMTPMTINDLAELCHLSTTHFRRKFHDIMGTAPLDFLSSTRIEEACKQLKSTEDSILEISEKVGFHSISSFNRCFSKLMGVSPKEWRKGTQSEAQSAKASILEFTGWV, encoded by the coding sequence ATGCCCAGAAAAAAGAAACCCGTCATTGAGTACCGCCACTACAGCCTGCCGATCCATTTCCCTGTCCTGCTGCTCAGCGGCGAACGCTGGAAGATCTCCGATATCAAGAGCGAGCACCTGCATTTCCACAACCATCTGGAGATCGGGATCTGCTATTCGGATAGCGGGATTATGGAGATTAAGGGCGAGAACGTGCCTTTTGCCGCCGGAGATGTGACCTTTCTGCCGCGGTATCTGCCCCATACGACGTACAGCTCTCCGGGTGAGGCCAGTCTGTGGTCCTATCTGTTTTTCTCGCCGGAGGAGCTGTTTCAGCATTCCTTCAAGAGCGCCTACGCCGGCTTCGAGCCGAATCTCTGGGCAGTGCAAGGAGCGAACTGTATTCTGGGCAGGGACAAACACCCCCTGGTCTATACGCTGGCTACCTCCATCGTCCGCGAATTGCAGCAGCAGAAGCCTTACTATCAGGAGAGTGCGTACGGCTTATTGCTGTCCCTGTATATTGAGCTGCTCCGCATTCATTCTACGAACGAAGCCTTGAGCGGCCAGGAGGCCGGGCATAGCCTGAAGGGCGATTTTGCAATCTCCCCTGCGCTGGAGTATATCACCAGGAACTATATGACGCCGATGACCATTAATGATCTGGCCGAGCTGTGCCACTTAAGCACCACCCACTTCCGCCGCAAATTCCATGACATCATGGGCACCGCCCCCCTGGATTTCCTGAGCAGCACCCGGATTGAGGAAGCCTGCAAGCAGCTGAAGAGCACCGAGGATTCCATTCTGGAGATCTCGGAGAAGGTCGGCTTCCACTCCATCTCCAGCTTCAACCGCTGCTTCTCCAAGCTGATGGGCGTCTCCCCCAAGGAATGGCGCAAGGGTACGCAGTCGGAGGCACAGTCGGCGAAGGCGAGTATTCTGGAGTTCACGGGTTGGGTGTGA
- a CDS encoding phosphotransferase family protein, with amino-acid sequence MRFELGGGKDFIEETVRQFLSDKARVLDIESTRLHSGYQAVDLFRHRILVESEGRQEYSSVITKMASGNERRVMNRLFDQGANVPFNKAGDLNSDHRALLCIQDVDYKTNYQNLDIGMLQHKEMQALAYIHNRNRGLQEELSWLPRINRAYIETIIDGVWRPAWEETQHNERFVETFGTYISEVNAISEKIVDELEALWKDEATHTLIHNDLNPGNVLVHNNDDVMFIDWEEARYGSLFLDIPMRVDRSQAGEYREVLASLGWVLPANTFEQRYRAASRYLGLRYMTWSLGAWLQDSGTEGGLRRYLDMVIV; translated from the coding sequence ATGAGATTTGAGCTTGGCGGGGGGAAGGATTTCATTGAGGAGACTGTGCGGCAATTCCTGTCTGATAAGGCAAGGGTCCTTGATATCGAGAGCACCCGATTGCATTCGGGCTATCAGGCTGTAGACTTATTCCGGCACCGGATTCTCGTGGAGAGTGAAGGCAGACAAGAGTACAGCTCTGTGATTACCAAAATGGCAAGTGGAAATGAACGCCGGGTAATGAACCGGTTATTCGATCAGGGGGCTAATGTCCCTTTTAATAAAGCGGGTGATCTGAATTCGGACCATCGGGCGCTCCTGTGTATTCAGGATGTAGATTATAAGACGAATTATCAGAATCTGGATATCGGGATGCTTCAGCACAAGGAAATGCAAGCACTGGCTTATATTCATAACCGTAATCGTGGATTGCAGGAGGAGTTATCCTGGCTCCCCCGGATTAACCGTGCGTACATAGAGACTATAATTGATGGAGTATGGCGGCCAGCATGGGAAGAGACCCAGCACAATGAACGGTTCGTGGAGACGTTCGGGACGTATATATCTGAGGTCAATGCCATATCGGAGAAGATCGTGGACGAGCTTGAAGCCCTCTGGAAGGATGAAGCCACTCACACGCTTATACATAATGATCTAAATCCCGGAAATGTACTGGTACACAATAATGATGACGTTATGTTTATTGACTGGGAAGAAGCGCGGTACGGCTCCCTGTTCCTGGACATCCCGATGCGAGTTGACCGGTCTCAAGCTGGAGAATACCGTGAAGTGCTGGCTTCGCTGGGATGGGTGCTTCCTGCAAATACGTTCGAACAAAGATATCGGGCCGCTTCGCGGTATCTCGGCCTGCGTTATATGACTTGGAGCTTGGGGGCTTGGCTGCAGGACTCTGGTACTGAGGGCGGGCTGCGGCGATATTTGGATATGGTTATTGTGTAG
- a CDS encoding type II toxin-antitoxin system Phd/YefM family antitoxin, whose amino-acid sequence MPQIRPVSDLRNHFAEISRIVHENNEPVLLTKNGYGDMVVMSIEQYENIHIMKLKEAEHEADTSKERYSHSEVFNKLRKQIRIKSDQ is encoded by the coding sequence ATGCCACAGATTCGGCCCGTATCCGACTTGCGCAACCATTTTGCTGAAATATCCCGGATTGTTCATGAGAATAATGAGCCTGTTTTATTAACCAAAAATGGTTATGGGGATATGGTAGTGATGAGTATCGAACAATATGAGAATATTCATATCATGAAACTTAAAGAAGCTGAGCATGAAGCCGATACCTCTAAGGAGCGCTATAGTCACTCTGAAGTATTTAATAAATTGCGAAAGCAGATTCGGATTAAATCAGATCAATAA
- a CDS encoding glycoside hydrolase family 88/105 protein: MLQVQYNREEILSVIDKVARKTLAMDLTWEWPCGVAYYGVSRAYQTTRNQEYLDQLVKWVDEYIELGLPAFTVNTCAMGHMLITLYEETGDQKYWDIVLSKIGYIRENALRFGDHVLQHTVSVSNDFPEQAWADTLFMAAFFLLRVGSKLEDQELIQDALNQYYWHIKYLQDPSTGLWFHGYNHVKQDHMSGLYWGRANAWGAYTMSQVKPLLKEWYLYPQCMDVECSLRDQLAALKLVQTENGLWRTLLDDEESYEEVSASCGVAAAMVNNGNPLHTKYVQKALKGILENITEDGRVLNVSGGTAVMKDREGYRHIPKDWTQGWGQGLALAFLSDLLK, translated from the coding sequence ATGCTTCAAGTTCAATATAACCGGGAAGAAATCTTAAGTGTAATCGATAAAGTGGCAAGGAAGACACTGGCGATGGATTTAACGTGGGAGTGGCCTTGCGGCGTTGCCTATTACGGGGTGTCCAGAGCCTACCAGACGACGAGGAACCAGGAATACCTGGACCAGCTGGTGAAGTGGGTGGATGAATATATTGAGCTGGGGCTGCCCGCCTTTACGGTCAACACCTGTGCGATGGGCCATATGCTGATCACGTTGTACGAAGAGACCGGGGACCAGAAGTACTGGGATATTGTGTTGAGTAAAATCGGCTATATCCGGGAGAACGCGCTGCGGTTCGGGGATCATGTGCTGCAGCATACCGTCTCGGTATCCAATGACTTCCCGGAGCAGGCCTGGGCGGATACGTTGTTCATGGCGGCGTTCTTCCTGCTGCGCGTGGGCAGCAAGCTGGAGGATCAGGAGCTGATCCAGGACGCGCTTAACCAGTATTACTGGCACATCAAATACTTACAGGACCCAAGCACCGGCCTCTGGTTCCACGGCTATAACCATGTGAAGCAGGACCATATGTCCGGGCTGTACTGGGGCCGGGCGAACGCCTGGGGAGCCTATACAATGTCGCAGGTGAAGCCGCTGCTTAAGGAGTGGTACCTGTACCCGCAGTGCATGGATGTGGAATGCTCGCTGCGGGATCAGCTGGCGGCGCTGAAGCTGGTGCAGACGGAGAACGGCCTGTGGCGCACGCTGCTGGACGATGAGGAGTCCTATGAAGAGGTGTCGGCGTCCTGCGGGGTCGCGGCGGCCATGGTGAATAACGGCAATCCGCTGCATACCAAATATGTGCAAAAGGCCCTGAAGGGCATTCTGGAGAACATCACGGAAGACGGACGCGTATTGAACGTATCGGGCGGTACGGCTGTCATGAAGGACCGTGAAGGGTACCGCCATATTCCCAAGGACTGGACTCAGGGCTGGGGCCAGGGCCTCGCGCTTGCATTCCTGTCGGATCTGCTCAAATAG
- a CDS encoding S-layer homology domain-containing protein, which yields MKQGNASTTIDSAVQTLTIPARPAAPAGVASTDETAIHAKDGTLTNVTTAMEYRKGTAGAWTDVPGTTVTGLAPGVYTVRTKATATAFSSAAVEVTVVSFASEAEATPAAVIDYAAEQLTGLIAEGVYTINGTAVTATTDGTLLLDSSWLGSVLNMVKTGNGVTTTDSDAQVLSVPMRQAAPVGVSVTDVTYNGANDGTLQNLTGLMEYQMGNTGAWTEVTDTTITGLAPGTYYVRVKATSTDFASAIAQVIVHDSDAVIPAAPEVVADDLNNTITGLDTSMEFSVDDGPYVRYDGTNLPDLSGEHAVKVRVAASGSVPAGPATALTFTTNVLIPAGDLAVSASDPGGAESNGYTQIKVTPVPAEGHKLLYKNFGAGSIIVPNVGDLLNGYTLVGSEGLIPAADGDTLGIAEVDGEGRVVKYGSVIAVVAVTTPVTPTPEPVSPGSGSNPNSGAPSGNPASTVTDVIVLVNGKEENAGKATTTTSGNVRTTTIAVDPARLQAKLDAEGNGAVVTIPMMLDSNVIVGELSGQMIKNMENVAVTLVLQTSKGSYTLPASQINIGALAERLGNGAKLEDITLRITIGDASAAMNQVVTAAADRDGLTLAAPALDFTVTASSGTSTVELNRFNAYVSRTVALPQGVNPNRLTTGIVVEPDGTVRHVPTRIIQKDSKYYAEINSLTNSTYSVVWHPLTFADVEKHWAKNAVNDMGSRLVINGVSESTFNPNADITRAEFAAIIVRGLGLKLGEGTAKFADVPANGWYAAAVGTASEAGLINGFEDGTFRPGDRITREQAMNIIAKAMKLTGLAEQTGTVDTAGVLAGFTDASRTGAWAKDSLALAASAGLITGRGGNKLEAQANVTRAEVAVLIQRLLQKSELID from the coding sequence GTGAAGCAGGGGAATGCATCCACAACTATCGATAGTGCGGTGCAGACCCTGACTATTCCTGCCCGTCCGGCAGCGCCTGCGGGTGTAGCTTCAACGGACGAAACAGCGATTCATGCGAAGGATGGCACGCTCACGAATGTGACAACAGCCATGGAATACAGAAAAGGTACAGCAGGCGCATGGACAGATGTTCCAGGCACCACCGTCACAGGCCTTGCGCCAGGCGTGTACACTGTCCGCACGAAGGCGACAGCAACGGCGTTCAGCTCAGCTGCAGTGGAAGTGACAGTAGTCTCCTTTGCATCTGAGGCGGAAGCTACGCCTGCGGCGGTGATTGATTACGCCGCTGAGCAATTGACAGGTCTGATTGCAGAAGGGGTATACACTATAAATGGTACGGCTGTAACGGCCACCACGGATGGAACGCTCCTGCTAGACAGCAGCTGGCTGGGCAGCGTGCTGAATATGGTGAAGACGGGCAACGGGGTGACCACTACCGATAGTGATGCGCAAGTGTTGAGTGTTCCCATGCGTCAGGCCGCTCCAGTCGGAGTAAGTGTAACGGATGTGACCTATAACGGGGCTAACGACGGAACACTGCAGAATCTGACTGGCCTGATGGAATACCAGATGGGGAACACAGGGGCTTGGACAGAAGTTACAGACACTACGATTACCGGTCTTGCACCGGGCACGTACTATGTGCGTGTGAAGGCTACTTCAACGGACTTTGCTTCTGCTATTGCTCAAGTGATTGTGCATGATTCGGATGCCGTGATCCCGGCGGCTCCAGAAGTGGTAGCGGATGATCTGAACAATACGATTACGGGCCTGGACACCAGCATGGAATTCTCCGTGGACGACGGACCATACGTACGTTATGACGGAACGAACCTGCCGGACCTCAGCGGCGAGCATGCCGTGAAGGTACGGGTGGCAGCCAGCGGATCGGTTCCGGCGGGACCAGCAACTGCGCTGACTTTTACAACGAATGTTCTGATCCCTGCCGGGGACTTGGCTGTAAGTGCCAGTGATCCGGGTGGTGCAGAGAGTAACGGCTATACACAAATCAAGGTTACGCCTGTACCGGCTGAAGGGCATAAGCTGCTGTATAAGAATTTTGGTGCTGGCAGCATCATCGTGCCGAATGTGGGAGATCTTCTGAATGGATACACACTTGTTGGCAGTGAAGGGCTGATTCCGGCAGCCGATGGGGATACGCTTGGCATTGCTGAGGTAGATGGGGAAGGCAGGGTGGTAAAATACGGCAGCGTTATTGCAGTAGTTGCGGTGACTACTCCGGTAACACCAACTCCCGAGCCAGTCAGCCCGGGAAGCGGAAGCAACCCGAACAGCGGGGCTCCTTCCGGGAATCCGGCCAGTACGGTCACCGATGTGATTGTCCTTGTGAACGGCAAGGAGGAGAACGCGGGTAAAGCAACGACCACGACCTCCGGTAACGTTAGAACAACGACCATCGCGGTAGATCCGGCCAGATTGCAGGCGAAGCTGGATGCTGAGGGGAACGGGGCTGTAGTAACTATTCCGATGATGCTGGATTCAAATGTGATTGTCGGAGAATTGAGCGGCCAGATGATCAAGAATATGGAGAATGTGGCGGTCACCCTGGTGCTTCAGACCAGCAAGGGCAGCTATACGTTACCTGCATCACAGATTAACATCGGCGCATTGGCCGAAAGATTAGGTAACGGGGCTAAGCTGGAGGATATTACACTGAGAATTACCATTGGTGACGCTTCGGCTGCCATGAATCAGGTGGTTACTGCTGCGGCAGACAGAGACGGCCTTACCCTTGCAGCACCAGCCCTGGATTTCACTGTTACAGCTTCTTCCGGGACCTCAACAGTAGAGTTGAACCGGTTCAATGCTTATGTATCGCGGACAGTGGCGTTGCCGCAGGGGGTTAACCCGAACCGGCTTACAACAGGTATCGTTGTTGAACCGGATGGAACGGTGCGTCATGTACCAACCCGAATCATCCAGAAGGATAGTAAATATTACGCAGAGATCAACAGTCTGACGAACAGTACCTATTCAGTGGTCTGGCATCCGCTGACGTTCGCGGATGTGGAGAAGCATTGGGCGAAAAATGCGGTGAATGACATGGGCTCCCGTCTGGTCATTAACGGGGTTAGTGAATCCACGTTCAACCCGAACGCCGACATCACCCGTGCCGAATTCGCAGCGATCATCGTACGCGGTCTGGGCCTGAAGCTTGGAGAGGGAACTGCGAAGTTCGCAGATGTTCCGGCGAATGGCTGGTATGCAGCAGCAGTTGGTACAGCGTCCGAAGCAGGTCTGATCAACGGCTTCGAGGACGGAACCTTCCGTCCCGGAGACCGGATCACACGCGAGCAGGCCATGAATATCATCGCCAAGGCGATGAAGCTGACCGGTCTCGCCGAACAGACCGGCACGGTGGACACCGCAGGCGTGCTTGCAGGCTTCACGGATGCAAGCCGCACGGGAGCCTGGGCGAAGGACAGCCTGGCGCTCGCAGCCTCCGCCGGCTTAATCACCGGGCGCGGCGGCAATAAGCTGGAGGCGCAGGCTAACGTCACCCGCGCAGAAGTGGCGGTGCTGATCCAGCGTCTGCTCCAGAAGTCGGAGCTGATTGACTAA
- a CDS encoding DUF4304 domain-containing protein has product MQELLDMKELFKQIIKQDVKPFFSAQGYRTKDLNFYKTEGQFSYKINIQKYQYNTHKQLSFYVNYNLHSEELAQYRPAKSLGLAHFYARINQIVPAAPERYFLTPEVDVDKFTADLLLHLDQGLQFLYTLTDARAIVEYYMQRTALHLSEETFGFLLDTGDTETAEQYLKQLQAKYGAEKRWAIWEQKYAAVWEKYGSSS; this is encoded by the coding sequence ATGCAGGAATTGTTAGATATGAAGGAATTGTTCAAGCAGATCATCAAGCAGGACGTTAAGCCTTTTTTCTCCGCACAGGGCTATCGTACAAAAGATCTGAATTTCTACAAAACAGAGGGTCAGTTCAGCTATAAAATCAATATTCAGAAATACCAGTACAATACACACAAGCAACTCAGCTTCTATGTGAATTACAATCTTCATTCCGAAGAGCTTGCGCAATATAGGCCTGCTAAGTCTCTGGGCTTGGCTCACTTCTATGCCCGAATCAACCAAATCGTCCCCGCCGCCCCGGAACGCTACTTCCTGACGCCGGAGGTAGATGTGGACAAGTTCACGGCAGACCTGCTGCTCCACTTGGATCAGGGGCTTCAATTCTTGTACACCTTAACCGATGCCAGGGCCATTGTTGAATACTATATGCAGCGGACAGCACTGCATTTAAGTGAGGAGACCTTCGGGTTCCTGCTGGATACAGGGGATACTGAGACTGCGGAGCAGTACCTGAAGCAGCTCCAAGCGAAATACGGCGCCGAGAAGCGCTGGGCAATCTGGGAGCAGAAATATGCAGCGGTCTGGGAGAAATACGGAAGCTCTTCCTAG
- the gnpA gene encoding 1,3-beta-galactosyl-N-acetylhexosamine phosphorylase produces MQTPSTGSTGAFTLPGEAGYEALTLKLAERWGADVIRDSDGTQLSEEIISAGYGIYSTLCIIRDHNAWALKNPDKLQQTFLITSPKVAVQDYISIYLLEDFFAEQFRVNDSREAFKYWQVYDRTTGKEVPGEQWNYDRESGNVVLTGITPWHKYTVSFMAYRIWEEISMYNHTTNHWDKEHLMQIDPMYPETRQYLLDWMEDWCGKHQATTVVRFTSLFYNFAWIWGRSGQNRHLFSDWGSYDFTVSARGLDLFAEQYGYSLTAEDFVNGGKYRVSHIPAEQRKLDYMAFINDFVIGFGKQLIDIVHKHGKLAYVFYDDSWVGAEPYNDRFGEFGFDGMIKCVFSGYEARLCSGVKVDTHEIRLHPYLFPVGLGGAPTFMEGGDPTLDAKQYWINIRRALLREPIDRIGLGGYLHLVEPYPDFCAYIEKIADEFREIKELHRQGRPYHIKTKVAILHSWGKLRSWTLSGHFHETYMHDLIHINEALSGLPVEVQFIDFGDVRQGILQDVDVVINAGSAGSAWSGGDYWKDSQAVDALTEWVYKGGTLIGVNQPSAVDGYDHYFRMAHVLGVDEDTGARVAHGKWAYEVQPVHGLVPDGVSLTPKNEIYLTDGAAAVVHEAEGKLALTVNSFGRGKGIYLPSLAFNWENTRLLLNLIRYAGNELEETRYLPDNLYTECAYYPQSKRLVVINNSDQPQQTTIETDYGPQVVELEAFDTVIRVMDSN; encoded by the coding sequence TTGCAGACACCATCTACAGGCTCCACAGGAGCTTTTACCCTGCCGGGGGAAGCCGGTTATGAAGCACTGACCCTGAAGCTTGCTGAACGCTGGGGGGCCGATGTCATTCGTGACAGTGACGGCACTCAGTTGTCGGAAGAGATTATCAGTGCCGGTTACGGCATCTATTCGACCCTGTGCATCATCCGCGACCATAATGCTTGGGCGTTGAAGAACCCGGACAAGCTGCAGCAGACCTTCCTGATTACAAGCCCGAAGGTGGCTGTGCAGGATTACATATCCATCTATCTGCTGGAGGATTTCTTCGCGGAGCAATTCAGGGTGAATGATTCCCGTGAGGCGTTCAAGTACTGGCAGGTGTACGACCGGACAACCGGGAAGGAGGTGCCGGGGGAGCAGTGGAACTACGACCGGGAGTCCGGCAATGTGGTGCTGACCGGCATTACGCCTTGGCATAAATATACGGTCAGCTTCATGGCCTACCGGATCTGGGAAGAGATCTCGATGTACAACCACACGACGAATCATTGGGACAAAGAGCATCTGATGCAGATCGATCCGATGTATCCTGAGACCCGGCAGTACCTGCTGGACTGGATGGAGGACTGGTGCGGGAAGCATCAGGCGACGACCGTGGTCCGCTTCACCTCCCTGTTCTACAATTTCGCCTGGATTTGGGGCCGCAGCGGGCAGAACCGCCATCTGTTCTCGGACTGGGGGTCCTACGACTTCACGGTGAGCGCGCGGGGCCTGGATCTGTTCGCGGAGCAATACGGCTATTCGCTGACCGCAGAGGATTTCGTGAACGGCGGCAAATACCGTGTCAGTCATATTCCGGCGGAGCAGCGTAAGCTCGATTATATGGCTTTTATCAACGATTTCGTCATCGGGTTCGGCAAGCAGCTAATTGACATTGTGCATAAGCACGGCAAGCTGGCATATGTCTTCTACGACGACAGCTGGGTGGGAGCAGAGCCGTATAACGACCGCTTCGGGGAGTTCGGCTTCGACGGGATGATCAAATGCGTGTTCTCGGGCTATGAAGCCAGACTCTGTTCAGGGGTGAAGGTGGATACGCATGAGATCCGGCTGCATCCGTATCTGTTCCCGGTTGGCCTGGGCGGAGCACCTACCTTCATGGAAGGGGGCGACCCAACACTCGATGCGAAGCAATACTGGATTAACATCCGGCGGGCCCTTCTGCGTGAGCCAATCGACCGGATCGGCCTGGGCGGCTATCTGCATCTGGTCGAGCCTTACCCGGATTTCTGTGCATATATTGAGAAGATTGCGGATGAATTCAGGGAGATCAAGGAGCTGCACCGGCAGGGGAGACCTTATCACATCAAAACTAAGGTAGCTATTCTGCACTCGTGGGGCAAGCTGCGGTCATGGACCCTCTCCGGCCACTTCCATGAGACGTATATGCATGACCTGATTCATATCAATGAGGCCTTGTCCGGCTTGCCGGTGGAGGTGCAGTTCATCGACTTCGGGGATGTCCGCCAGGGTATCTTGCAGGATGTGGATGTGGTGATTAATGCAGGCAGTGCCGGTTCGGCGTGGAGCGGCGGGGACTACTGGAAGGACAGCCAGGCGGTGGATGCCTTGACGGAGTGGGTGTATAAGGGCGGTACATTGATCGGGGTGAATCAGCCTTCCGCCGTGGACGGCTACGATCATTACTTCCGGATGGCGCATGTTCTCGGGGTGGATGAGGACACCGGCGCACGGGTAGCGCACGGCAAATGGGCTTATGAGGTTCAGCCAGTGCACGGTCTGGTGCCGGATGGTGTCAGTCTCACGCCAAAGAACGAAATCTATCTGACGGACGGGGCTGCTGCGGTGGTCCATGAGGCAGAGGGCAAGCTGGCCCTGACTGTGAATAGCTTCGGAAGAGGGAAGGGCATCTACCTGCCGTCCTTGGCCTTCAACTGGGAGAATACCCGCCTGCTGCTGAATCTGATCCGCTACGCCGGCAATGAGCTGGAGGAGACCCGCTACCTCCCGGATAACCTCTACACCGAGTGTGCGTATTATCCGCAGAGCAAGCGCCTGGTTGTGATTAACAATAGCGACCAGCCGCAGCAGACCACCATCGAGACGGACTACGGTCCGCAGGTTGTGGAGCTGGAGGCTTTTGATACGGTGATTCGGGTGATGGATAGCAATTGA
- a CDS encoding DUF4317 domain-containing protein: MIKKEAAHIRKQFKMDHDQLNLYDILNVYIMKETNEIYHFERQPFAMLEREKQELYMSNFRKLLTGELDQKLFELKFLEEAEEPSQVMLHQGLITGDPEEWQDLMLMLVDKMLVDAKYEKDAVVTFVRGQYFRPTKARNDEAEETGKDEVFAHPFILCSVNSTEQQRKTLLFDYVEREFKYNIMVDPIIKLSTPEQGFFYPSVTDNYSDINRVLYCTGSANNPNPQFIEQVLNAERSVTALEERSIFEDIVKEVAGEQIDVATIAQVYEEIHQVIEDNAEEEEPPRLDYRDVERVLKASGVEDVTAEKVERAFETIVDNKHYEMKASSVIPKFTSKSIKIDTKVASITISPQDLRYVRQVNYQGKRCIMIEIDEDAVIEGFTLLTENLS; this comes from the coding sequence ATGATCAAGAAAGAAGCCGCACATATACGCAAGCAGTTCAAGATGGACCATGATCAGCTGAATCTGTACGATATTCTGAATGTCTATATTATGAAAGAAACGAACGAAATCTACCACTTCGAGCGCCAGCCGTTCGCCATGCTGGAACGCGAGAAGCAGGAGCTGTATATGAGCAACTTCCGGAAGCTGCTGACGGGCGAGCTGGATCAGAAGCTGTTCGAGCTGAAGTTCCTGGAGGAAGCGGAGGAGCCGTCTCAGGTGATGCTGCACCAGGGACTGATCACCGGTGACCCGGAGGAGTGGCAGGACCTGATGCTCATGCTGGTGGACAAAATGCTGGTGGACGCCAAGTATGAGAAGGATGCAGTGGTCACGTTCGTGCGGGGGCAATACTTCCGGCCGACCAAGGCGCGTAATGACGAAGCCGAGGAGACCGGGAAGGACGAGGTCTTCGCGCATCCGTTCATTCTGTGCAGCGTGAATTCCACGGAGCAGCAGCGCAAGACGCTTTTATTCGATTATGTGGAGCGGGAGTTCAAATACAATATCATGGTTGATCCGATCATCAAGCTCAGCACGCCGGAACAAGGCTTCTTCTACCCGAGTGTGACCGACAACTATTCGGATATCAACCGTGTGCTGTACTGCACGGGAAGCGCGAATAACCCGAACCCGCAGTTCATTGAGCAGGTACTGAATGCGGAGCGGTCGGTGACGGCGCTGGAGGAACGGTCTATTTTTGAAGACATTGTGAAGGAAGTAGCGGGCGAACAGATCGATGTGGCGACCATTGCCCAGGTGTACGAGGAGATTCATCAGGTGATTGAAGACAACGCGGAGGAGGAAGAGCCGCCGAGACTCGATTACCGCGATGTGGAGCGTGTGCTGAAGGCCAGCGGTGTGGAGGATGTGACGGCGGAGAAGGTAGAGCGTGCATTCGAGACCATTGTAGACAATAAGCACTACGAGATGAAGGCCAGCAGTGTCATCCCGAAGTTCACCTCCAAGTCGATCAAGATCGATACGAAGGTCGCGTCCATCACGATCAGCCCGCAGGACCTGAGATATGTACGGCAGGTGAACTACCAGGGCAAGCGCTGTATCATGATTGAGATTGATGAGGATGCGGTGATCGAAGGCTTTACGTTGCTGACGGAGAACTTATCCTAA
- a CDS encoding NUDIX domain-containing protein — translation MFIVNVEAAICKEDKWLMITRSTKEEHAGGTLALVGGKVDMEGNTLEILERTVKRECEEEVGIVIKDAVTFVYSSSFVTEDGHHVINMVFLCEYESGTATNRSPDEVEAVHWLTCDEIMKHPQAPPWTQESIRRVALARK, via the coding sequence GTGTTCATAGTTAACGTAGAAGCAGCAATCTGTAAGGAAGATAAGTGGCTTATGATTACACGGAGTACCAAAGAGGAGCATGCAGGAGGGACCCTAGCTCTTGTAGGGGGAAAAGTGGATATGGAGGGCAACACGCTCGAAATCCTCGAACGGACGGTGAAGCGCGAATGCGAGGAGGAGGTTGGCATCGTGATCAAGGATGCGGTTACTTTTGTGTATAGCTCCTCCTTCGTAACTGAGGATGGGCACCATGTCATCAATATGGTATTCCTATGTGAATATGAGAGTGGTACAGCAACTAACAGAAGTCCGGATGAAGTGGAAGCCGTCCATTGGCTGACCTGCGATGAGATCATGAAGCATCCCCAGGCTCCTCCCTGGACACAAGAGAGTATTCGAAGAGTAGCGCTGGCAAGAAAATAA